The Dreissena polymorpha isolate Duluth1 chromosome 9, UMN_Dpol_1.0, whole genome shotgun sequence genome contains the following window.
cctttgatagttgttgaaaaatggacaccagtcacacacttaaacaaggctgatgtcctcaactacaatggtctgacaacaataactcaacatgcgtcgaaaagtagagctaaaacacataaacatgattaagtcaagcaagggcaaataaaattaataatgacactgtttattttagaaaaaatttatataaaataagacagactttttgtcatatcacagcatagcaatcaatgtgaaatcaatgttataaaaaggtaagaaaataagaaagaaaaaaacaaaaaaacaagaacttcgcggacgaaattgtgctacggacgcaggcaggacatgaaacattgtaccataaatagagatttaacctataagtcttagtgtgaccttgaccttgtgggtAGGGACCTGGCTGTTAAGCATGACACACTGGACAATCATGATGAACCTTTGTGCCGAGTTAAATAAAATTCACTTGAAAGATGACGAAGTTATTCTCCAGACACGAATGAAACATGAAACTGTATCATATATGgagatttgacctataagtgtgaccttgacattataggtaggtacctgggtgtttaacgcgacacattgtctaatgatggggaacaatagtaccaagttaaatgaaatgcgcttaataaattacaaagttatgctccggacacgaaacattgtaccatataatcatatatggacatttgacctataagagtgaccttgaccttggaggtagggacctgggtgttaagagcgacacatagtctaatgatggggaaAAAAATTAgaaccaagtttaatgaaatgcgcttaataaatgacgaagttatgctccagacacgaaacattgtaccatataatcatatatggacatttgacctataagagtgaccttgatcttggaggtagggacctgggtgttaaaagcaacatataatctaatgatgggaaacgtttgtgccaagttaaatgaaatttgcttgataaatgacgaagttaggctcaggacacaaaagcttgtatcatattgtcatatatagacatttgacctataagtgtgactttgaccttggaggtacggacctaggtgttaagcgttactcatcgtcaaatgatgggtaacatatgtgccacgttaattaaaattcgcttaataaatgacgaagttatgctttggacacaaaaaattgtatcatattgtcatatatagacatttgacctataagtgtgaccttggtcTTGGAGGTTATGACCTGGGTGTTGAACTTGACAAATCGTTTAATTATGGGGGACAAGTGTGCCAAGCTAAATGAaattcgcttgataaatgacgaagttatgccccGGATACAAAACActatatcatattgtcatatatggacagttgacctataagtgtgaccttgaaattgggggtaggaacctgggtgttaagcgcgacaaataggcaaatgatggggaacatttgtgccaagttagatgaaatttgcttgataaatgaagatgttatgtttcggacacaaaacattatatcatatagtcatatatagacatttgacctattagtgtgaccttgactttgaagaatgggacatggttgttatgtgccactcatcatcaaataatgggaacatttgagccaagttaattaaactttgcttgataaatgacaaagttatgcttcggacaccaaaaactgtatcatattgtcataaatagatatttgacctataagggtgaccttgaccttggaggtagggaccctggtttgtaaagcgcgacatatcgtcttatgatgggatcacttttgccaagttaaaagaaatttgcttgataaatgacgaaattatgctctggacgcgaaacactatcatattgtcatatatggacagttgacctataagtgtgaccttgaaatttggggtaggaacctgggtgttaagcgcgacaaataggcaaatgatggggaatatttgtgccaagttagatgaaatttgcttgataaatgaagatgttatgtttcggacacaaaacattatatcatatagtcatatatagatatttgacctattagtgtgaccttgactttgaagaatgggacatggttgttatgtgccactcatcatcaaataatggggaacatttgagccaagttaattaaactttgcttgataaatgacaaagttatgcttcggacaccaaaaactgtatcatattgtcataaatagatatttgacctataagagtgaccttgaccttggaggtagggaccctggtttgtaaagcgcgacatatcgtcttatgatggggatcacttttgccaagttaaaagaaatttgcttgataaatgacgaaattatgctctggacgcgaaacaatatcatattgtcatatatggacatttgacctataagtgtgactttGATCTTGGGGGTAGCAATCTTAATTTACGGCGAGACACATCGTCTAATAGTAGGGAGCCTTCGTTGCAAGATGAGTGAAATTTGATTAGTGATAAATGGcagagttatgatccggacaaaaaagggacggacacacagagggaCGGACGATCGCGATTCCCATATCCCCCTCCGACCTATCAGGGGGGGATAACAACTTAAACTGAAGGatataaaatgcgaaaaaaacttgaaaatttatgtaatacagaactatttcaaactcttcacagacaggccttttaaactgagtaagctttatttaataatctcaaagatgacaatgtataacatttatgttcattggtatttgctattttttttattaaaaaggttactaaaagtatacattaacattgtattaaatgttactaaaagaatacattttttatcagaaaacttaagttttaactttgttctcaagaataaaattctaaaaaaattaccgttttacataaagggacacagtttccttttcattagcaggaatatttctaccagctatcaagcaatgtttggatgaattgaaaatgtattttatagttaattttacaatattcattattttcagccttatcaaaaatgacttccattgtcataaatttgttcatttgacactattgctaaaatatacactttcattgtgtaaaaaatgaaatctggaaaaatttcaacaaactatgttatatataaaaatatccaaatatttaccaatgtaatgtcaatctgacatttagaaatttgaaatcaatatccaaatttgaacaaattaatatccACACTTAAGATACCCTGGTTTAATAATTGCTctataagaattgtaaaaacatagcaattataaaacacaatccaacagtacacaagtatacataaacatatatgcTGGCATCTCATGTTTAAAACCCTCAAGTCAAATATACAAGGCCAAGATGGCGCTAAAtaagtctatgtaaaactatttaccaacaggacagcaagaaaatcaaaagaagaaatactttgtgctcaagtgtgtaaaacctaatttccaaaataatgaaaaaacatcataatatcatgagtgtcaccctccttgggtatttcttaatacttttcattaaatattgattaaaactacATAGTACATAGTATGAGCTTGGTTACTGCTGTATAAAAAAACCATCTGGGTTTTCATTGGTTAATCAATCGTACCCAACTACTCCCTCGCCATAAATCAGTCCAagaaatatagttttattaagTAAAACCGTTGTTTGACATGTTGAACTGACACATGCAAATGGGGCATATCGAACCCCTTTTTTTCAGCTGCAAACGTAGCACAGCATGTGCTCACAGTCTAAAAAGGTATCGCAATATCTATCTCTGAAAATCTGGCATGTTGGAATTCTAGGataggtaatactctgaaaagaaaaaaacaaaaacactcacaaaagaccatactaacacttttaacacttcatgttaaataatttaggtCTTACAAGGTTTTATAAAGTGCCTCAGAcacagcaaaaagtaaaaaaaaagctcTGGAACAgctgtaacaaaaaatatatgtttaccaatgaaaacattgatttttatgaaaacgtgccttcccaaattatatttataaaagaagtgtagaacaaacacatttcaaacatttttaataacaattaatatcactatattatacaattaatagatctattttgtataagttaattaaaacatactaacagaccacgcgtagaacaccacgttaggtattcacgttaaaggctctgaagtgcatctatttttagatctggcaattttcgcgaattttttaaggtttcgtgaaaagttttcacgaaaagtaaggtttcatgaaaagttatctgttttcgagataagtgatttattttcgtaaaaactttaatttatctttatgtcgtggcagtttagagcactaacagggaaaaattcgagttaacataatttattttattttcgtgaacatttatctgttatcgagaaaaacgttttttttcgcgaaatccgccattattttcacgttatcacatctggtaagtagtggcacaaatatgcttccatacaTTGAtgaagttaattcgaaactaattGTATTCGAtattgtaaaccggaagtacgcaaataatttagacgggttatcttttttaagattttgttaacaacatctagagcaGCTTCGGACAGTCCGGTAGGTTCGGACGTTTTAAAAATGACGTAAAATCGAAGGTATAAACGCGACGTCGCGAGCCAATCTTCTGACAATATTTTGACAAGAAGACACACTGTCGTATTCCAGTAAGAAAAATCAGCAAAATGCGccataaacaggtaagaattaaaCAGTTTGTGTAAGAAAAACATAAAACGAACCTATTTATCAACGGTCTCCATGGCGAAACTCACAAATTTATCAAGAAATCGACAAAAATCGTTTGTCTTATATCCGACAGGGAATTCAGCAAAGGGAGACAATCATAATATTATGATTATGCGTCACAACCAATAGGCGCTTTAAATAAATAGAGGCCCCGTATGGAGAAGTTTTATGCGTGTAAATTTTATGTTGCAAATAACGTCATCTGGTTTTCAATTAGCGGTCAATTAGTATAGTAGTAAAGTTTGATATCATATTTTAATGGATATCTTGTACTATGTATTACCCTTTTTTTTAGCCGAAACCATCGAAATATCATGGTAAATACAGGGGATACAGAAAAGAAGCACTTGTTCTGGCTGTCGAAGCTGTCCAAAAGGGATTGTTGGTGCGGAGAGCCGCAGCACAATTTTGTGTGCCACGGGCCACCCTTGCTGATAGAGTATCGGGACGGATAAGTGGTACAGTAACCAAGGAGACACTCTTTAACCAAGAGGAGGAATTGAGGTTAGTGGAGTATTTAGAGTCACTGGCACAGCTCGGATATGGGGCCACTAGAAGTCGACTCAAAGATTTGGCTGGGGATTTAGCCTTTAGCCTTGGTAAACGGGGAAAGAATAAGCCTTTAAGCAACGACTGGGTCTCGGGATTTTTACAGAGATGGAAAACACGCCTGTCATCTGTTCGCCCAAGTGCATTGGAATCTTACCGTGCGAAGTATGCAACTCCGGAATCGGTGGATCATTATTTCAAAAATCTTgaagaaacattaaaaaagtaTAACTTATTAAACAAGCCAGAGTGCATTTACAATTTAGATGAGACCGGTATCCAGCCAGAACATCGCCCCCCTAACATTATTGCCCCCACCTGTGAAAAGGCGCAGTCAGTTACATCCCCGAGATCAACAACAACTACCGTAATTGGGTGCGCAAATGCTATGGGCAATCACGTTCCACCTTTCTTTGTTTTTAAAGGGAAACGGGAGAATCCCGAGCTTATGAAAGGTAGCTCTCCGGGTTCAAGATTGTGTATGTCCGACTCTGGGTGGTCAAACAGTAACGTTTTAAAAATTTATCTTGAGCAGCATTTCATTCCGAACGTCCGACGTGGAGAGAATGACAAGCAACCGAtattgcttctttttgatgggcATAGTTCTCACACATCCACTGATCTTATTGAATGGGccatttcaaaaaatattatcttatttgtatTACCTGCTCATACATTACACATATTGCAGCCATTGGACGTAGCTATTTTTGGCCCCTTTAAAGGTCATTATTACAGGGAATGCGCTGCATTTATGCCTAGGCATATGGGTAGATCAGTCACCAAATACGACATGGCAGAAATTGCGTGCACGGCATATTTGCATGCAATGAGTCCCTTAAATATTGTATCGGCCTTTAGAAAGACGGGAATATACCCCTTTAACCAACAGGAGATTCAGGCTGAAAAATTGTTCCCATGTGAGACTTTCAGGGAAGACACGCCCTTACAGAAGGTGATTGCAATGAAAACTGGTAAAGAGGCAGTTGATAAATACTTCGAAGACAAGTACAACCGTAGAAGTTCTAGCCCTATGTCACCAAAGACAGGTGTTCAAGTATCCAAATGCACTTGCAAAAAGACCATATTCAAACCTAAACCCAGTGGAAAACAAATAACCGAGGACACTTTCTTGCAACAGCTGTACGAATACGAGCATGCAAAAGAAACCTGTACTGGCACAACTGCAACGAATCCGAAGAGTCCCCAACCATCGACAAGTGGAATTCACAACAACTCCATTGAAATTGCTTTAAGCGATAATGACATTTCCGATGAAGACTCTGAGGTTTGCTGTGTATGTAAGAGTTTTTACCCACTATCGGAAAAAAATCCTTATCTTAAAA
Protein-coding sequences here:
- the LOC127846309 gene encoding uncharacterized protein LOC127846309; the protein is MRHKQPKPSKYHGKYRGYRKEALVLAVEAVQKGLLVRRAAAQFCVPRATLADRVSGRISGTVTKETLFNQEEELRLVEYLESLAQLGYGATRSRLKDLAGDLAFSLGKRGKNKPLSNDWVSGFLQRWKTRLSSVRPSALESYRAKYATPESVDHYFKNLEETLKKYNLLNKPECIYNLDETGIQPEHRPPNIIAPTCEKAQSVTSPRSTTTTVIGCANAMGNHVPPFFVFKGKRENPELMKGSSPGSRLCMSDSGWSNSNVLKIYLEQHFIPNVRRGENDKQPILLLFDGHSSHTSTDLIEWAISKNIILFAYG